One window of the Nicotiana tabacum cultivar K326 chromosome 4, ASM71507v2, whole genome shotgun sequence genome contains the following:
- the LOC107762861 gene encoding berberine bridge enzyme-like 8 → MRVSGFPSIHLLLVVILVSLATSSLAQDQDHLSFIQCLKLYSDSLFPISTNLYNPEDASYSSVLSASIRNLRFNESYTPKPHLIITATHESHVQAAILCGKSHGVEMRIRSGGHDHEGSSYVSLVPFFVLDLLNFRSIDMNIDKETAWVQSGATVGELYYAIANKSKVHGFPAGMCPTIGVGGHFSGGGFGNMMRKYGLSVDNIIDAKLVDAQGRILERESMGEDLFWAITGGGAASFGVVLAYKIKLVPVPQNVTVFQVEKTGEDNITESVHRWLEIADGFDRDVFFNMILNVANRGVENKNKTIRATFMGFFLGDSEKLITLMNETFPELELQNQDCHQVSWIESVVYWGNFSINNGTSTAVLLNRTPPELYHSKMKSDYLQRSIPKEGLKLIFKKMVELEAPYMFFYPYGGKMSEISPDEKPFPHRAGNIANIMYGTDWTEHGFEAEYYYSGLTRKLYDFMTPFVSKFPRQAYLNFKDFDLGINHHGKNSYLQGKGYGDKYFKENYDRLVEIKSRVDPENYFKNEQSIPVRPLQEEGKLQKGISVI, encoded by the coding sequence ATGAGAGTTTCAGGCTTTCCCTCAATACATCTTCTTCTTGTTGTTATTCTTGTTTCATTGGCAACCTCAAGCTTAGCCCAAGATCAAGATCATCTCAGCTTCATTCAATGCCTTAAACTCTATTCAGATTCTCTTTTCCCAATCTCCACAAACCTCTACAATCCAGAAGACGCTTCCTATTCATCCGTCCTTAGTGCTTCCATTCGAAACCTTCGTTTCAATGAGTCTTATACCCCAAAACCCCACCTCATTATCACCGCTACTCATGAATCTCATGTCCAGGCTGCCATTTTATGTGGCAAGAGCCATGGCGTTGAGATGAGAATCCGAAGTGGTGGCCATGATCATGAGGGTTCTTCTTACGTTTCACTTGTCCCGTTCTTTGTTCTTGATCTTTTGAACTTTAGGTCCATCGATATGAACATTGACAAAGAGACTGCTTGGGTTCAATCTGGTGCTACAGTTGGGGAGCTTTACTACGCAATCGCAAATAAAAGCAAAGTTCATGGTTTCCCTGCTGGAATGTGCCCTACTATTGGGGTAGGTGGACATTTTAGTGGTGGAGGGTTTGGTAACATGATGAGAAAATACGGTCTTTCTGTTGATAATATTATTGATGCAAAATTAGTTGATGCACAAGGTCGTATTCTTGAGAGAGAGTCTATGGGAGAAGACTTGTTTTGGGCCATTACAGGGGGTGGTGCAGCAAGTTTTGGTGTGGTCTTAGCATATAAAATAAAGCTAGTCCCCGTGCCACAAAATGTGACAGTCTTTCAAGTAGAAAAAACTGGTGAAGACAACATTACTGAATCTGTTCACCGTTGGCTAGAAATAGCAGATGGTTTTGATAGAGATGTATTCTTTAATATGATTCTTAATGTAGCAAATCGTGGAGTAGAGAATAAAAACAAGACGATCCGAGCCACATTTATGGGATTTTTCTTAGGAGATTCAGAAAAACTCATCACACTCATGAATGAGACTTTTCCAGAACTGGAATTGCAAAATCAAGATTGTCACCAAGTAAGTTGGATTGAATCAGTGGTATATTGGGGCAATTTCTCCATTAATAATGGTACATCAACTGCAGTTCTACTCAACAGAACACCTCCAGAACTGTATCATAGCAAGATGAAATCGGACTATCTCCAGAGGTCTATACCAAAAGAAGGACTAAAGTTGATATTCAAGAAGATGGTTGAACTAGAGGCTCCTTACATGTTTTTCTACCCTTATGGAGGAAAAATGAGTGAGATTTCACCTGATGAAAAACCGTTTCCTCATAGAGCAGGAAACATAGCAAATATCATGTATGGAACAGATTGGACAGAGCATGGATTTGAAGCTGAATACTATTATAGTGGTTTAACAAGAAAGCTCTATGACTTCATGACTCCTTTTGTGTCCAAGTTCCCTAGGCAAGCATATTTGAACTTCAAAGACTTTGATTTGGGAATCAATCACCACGGAAAGAACAGCTATTTACAGGGGAAGGGATATGGAGACAAGTATTTCAAGGAGAATTATGATAGGTTGGTGGAGATTAAGAGTAGAGTGGATCCTGAGAATTACTTCAAGAATGAACAAAGCATCCCAGTCCGTCCACTTCAAGAAGAAGGCAAACTGCAAAAGGGTATTAGCGTTATTTAA